The Gemmatimonadaceae bacterium genome includes a region encoding these proteins:
- a CDS encoding HAMP domain-containing sensor histidine kinase has translation MSFRARLLLAFAAATLLSLTLLAVGIRRQVTARLTAQNERRVDALARVAIQDLARENADVSARLHSLVGSLADDNRFRLAVQGTPAERAFLLDWAGGAMRVSGLSMLQLQDEAGRILSSGHFRNEYDRLEPQLPSLLASAADRPTVVRVRAPEGPMLVLARVDSTRIGAHVLTLVGGITIDQSFLNRFSRDTAVTVSLVTPDGTISSDSAQAADTLMVSAAEQLAYIGALGDSMQVAPARIVVTHTSGEVEALRRDINSWFAVALAAAALAGLALAFWLSAGLSKPLAALTHATSSISLEGPELELATGRDDEVGTLARRFGAMGRRLRVSAAQLLDAERRATRGEMARQVNHDVKNGLIPIRNVVQHLAQVQEREPERLPAVFAERRATLDSSIAYLDTLARNYARLTPRIDRRTFDASAVARDAARSASSDTVIVQTRIAEAPATALGDPVLLRRILDNLLRNAIESLPPSGGEGEVRLETARTPTGGVRVIVADTGRGMSDEELTHAFDDFYTTKASGTGLGLSVVRRLAADLQADLRVESAPGRGTTCVIDLPPPSESPA, from the coding sequence GTGAGCTTTCGGGCCAGGCTTCTCCTCGCCTTTGCGGCCGCGACGCTTCTCTCGCTGACACTGCTCGCCGTCGGCATTCGGCGGCAGGTCACCGCGCGCCTAACGGCGCAGAATGAACGGCGTGTCGACGCGCTCGCCCGAGTCGCCATTCAGGACCTCGCGCGCGAGAACGCAGACGTGTCGGCGCGCCTTCACTCGCTCGTCGGCTCGCTCGCCGACGACAACCGCTTTCGACTCGCTGTGCAAGGCACGCCGGCGGAGCGCGCGTTCCTGCTCGACTGGGCGGGCGGCGCGATGCGCGTGAGCGGACTCTCGATGCTCCAGCTACAGGATGAAGCAGGACGGATCCTCAGCTCCGGCCATTTCCGGAACGAGTACGATCGCCTGGAGCCGCAACTCCCGTCGCTCCTCGCGAGCGCCGCAGACCGCCCGACGGTCGTACGCGTTCGCGCGCCGGAGGGGCCGATGCTCGTACTGGCGCGCGTAGACTCGACGCGCATCGGCGCGCACGTACTCACACTCGTCGGCGGCATAACGATCGATCAGAGTTTTCTCAATCGGTTCTCGCGCGACACCGCGGTAACCGTGTCGCTGGTCACGCCGGACGGCACGATCTCGTCCGACAGCGCGCAGGCGGCCGACACGTTGATGGTCTCGGCGGCCGAGCAGCTCGCGTACATCGGCGCGCTCGGCGACTCGATGCAGGTGGCGCCGGCACGCATCGTCGTCACCCACACGAGCGGCGAGGTCGAAGCGCTGCGGCGAGACATCAATAGCTGGTTCGCAGTCGCGCTGGCTGCGGCCGCGCTAGCCGGCCTCGCCCTCGCGTTCTGGCTGTCGGCGGGACTGAGCAAGCCGCTGGCCGCGCTCACGCACGCGACATCGTCGATCTCGCTCGAGGGTCCGGAGCTGGAGCTCGCCACCGGGCGTGACGACGAGGTCGGAACGCTCGCTCGCCGCTTCGGCGCGATGGGCCGGCGGCTGCGCGTGAGCGCCGCGCAGCTGCTCGACGCCGAGCGGCGGGCGACGAGAGGCGAGATGGCGCGTCAGGTCAATCACGACGTGAAGAACGGGCTCATCCCGATCCGAAACGTCGTGCAGCATCTCGCGCAGGTGCAGGAGCGCGAGCCCGAGCGGCTTCCGGCGGTGTTCGCCGAGCGTCGCGCGACCCTCGATTCGAGCATCGCCTATCTCGACACGCTCGCGCGCAACTATGCCCGCCTAACGCCGCGCATCGATCGCCGCACCTTCGACGCCAGCGCCGTCGCGCGCGATGCCGCCCGCTCGGCGAGCTCCGACACCGTCATCGTGCAAACCCGGATCGCTGAGGCGCCGGCGACAGCGTTAGGCGATCCCGTGCTGCTTCGTCGAATTCTCGACAACCTGCTTCGGAACGCGATCGAGAGCCTTCCGCCATCGGGCGGGGAAGGCGAGGTCAGGCTCGAGACGGCGCGTACGCCCACGGGCGGCGTGCGCGTGATCGTGGCCGACACCGGCCGCGGCATGTCCGACGAGGAACTGACGCACGCGTTCGACGACTTCTATACGACCAAGGCAAGCGGCACGGGTCTCGGTCTATCCGTCGTCCGCCGTCTCGCCGCGGATCTCCAGGCCGACCTGCGCGTGGAGAGTGCCCCGGGCCGCGGGACGACATGCGTGATCGATTTGCCTCCGCCTTCAGAATCCCCTGCATGA
- a CDS encoding sigma-54 dependent transcriptional regulator produces the protein MTTVLIVDDVRPMAEQYAYDLARIGGFDTLVAFDGDQALAMLGGEAVDCVVLDLEMPGKDGFAVLRAMRERKLETPVVVYTGTGDFDRCTQAIKLGAYSFVDKSDPVERVAREVENAVEHRLLVDEVVELRRYAAEDTPLRGTSPAMKKLKDAIARVAPIPSTVLIVGESGSGKELVARDVHRLSGREREPFVAVNCGALAESLIESELFGHERGAFTGANATRKGAFESAGKGTIFLDEIGELPPAAQAKLLRVLEERQVVRVGSMHPIPVPARVIAATHRELEEDVAAGRFRQDLLFRLAVHVLRVPPLRERLSDLPELVDVIITTTCARFGIRRKSIAPEALELLAAYDWKRNNVRELRNVVERMIIAADGDRIGAEHVPAEILEGSPSPASRPEARTFLERKAEAERQIIVAALEQNEWHITRTAQQLGLADHASLLKIMRRHGISSR, from the coding sequence ATGACGACCGTTCTCATCGTGGACGACGTACGGCCCATGGCCGAGCAGTACGCATACGATCTCGCGCGGATCGGCGGCTTCGACACCCTCGTCGCCTTCGACGGCGACCAGGCGCTCGCGATGCTCGGCGGAGAGGCCGTGGACTGCGTCGTGCTCGACCTCGAGATGCCGGGTAAAGACGGCTTCGCCGTGTTGCGCGCGATGCGCGAGCGCAAGCTGGAGACGCCGGTGGTCGTCTACACCGGCACGGGCGACTTCGATCGCTGCACGCAGGCGATCAAGCTCGGCGCATACTCGTTTGTCGACAAGTCGGATCCGGTCGAGCGCGTCGCTCGCGAAGTGGAGAACGCAGTCGAACATCGCCTCCTCGTCGACGAGGTCGTGGAGCTGCGTCGTTATGCAGCCGAGGACACGCCGCTCCGCGGCACGAGTCCGGCGATGAAGAAGCTCAAGGACGCCATCGCGCGTGTAGCGCCGATCCCGAGCACGGTGCTCATTGTCGGAGAGAGTGGCTCGGGCAAGGAGCTCGTCGCTCGAGATGTGCACCGCCTGAGCGGTCGGGAGCGTGAGCCATTCGTCGCCGTCAATTGCGGTGCGCTCGCCGAGAGCCTCATCGAGAGCGAGTTGTTTGGCCACGAGCGCGGCGCGTTCACCGGCGCGAATGCGACGCGCAAAGGCGCCTTCGAGTCGGCAGGTAAAGGGACAATCTTCCTCGACGAGATTGGCGAGCTCCCGCCCGCCGCGCAGGCGAAGCTGCTACGCGTGCTCGAGGAGCGACAGGTCGTGCGCGTGGGCTCGATGCACCCGATTCCCGTGCCCGCGCGCGTCATTGCCGCGACGCATCGCGAACTCGAGGAGGACGTTGCGGCGGGGCGCTTCCGTCAGGACCTGCTCTTTCGCCTCGCGGTGCACGTGCTACGCGTGCCGCCATTGCGCGAACGATTGTCGGACCTCCCGGAGCTCGTCGACGTAATTATCACGACCACGTGTGCGCGATTTGGCATCCGTCGGAAATCGATTGCGCCCGAGGCACTCGAACTGCTCGCGGCCTACGACTGGAAGCGGAACAACGTGCGCGAGCTGCGCAACGTCGTTGAGCGTATGATCATCGCCGCGGACGGCGACCGGATCGGGGCAGAGCATGTACCGGCGGAAATTTTAGAAGGCTCGCCGAGCCCGGCGAGCCGGCCCGAGGCGCGCACCTTCCTCGAGCGCAAAGCCGAGGCGGAGCGTCAGATCATCGTCGCTGCGCTCGAGCAGAACGAGTGGCACATCACGCGAACCGCGCAGCAGCTCGGCCTCGCTGACCACGCGAGTCTCCTCAAGATCATGCGCCGGCACGGCATCAGCAGCCGCTGA